Genomic window (Fusobacterium russii ATCC 25533):
AAAGAAGAGTGGTTATAAAAATATATCAAGTCATAAAGCTAAAGAAGATGCAGAAAAAACATTAATAGAGTATAATAAAGAAGATTATTTTATAGCTTACAAAATATCAAAGCTTCTTAATATTCAAGATATGGTAGAGATAGACTCACTAAAAGACAAGATAAATATAATCATAAAATAAGGGAGTAGATAAAATGTTATCAATTTTATCTTTGACTTTAATACTTATAGAAAATAGTCTTCCTCTAAATGGAGTATTATTATTTACAGCACTACCTTTTATTTCCTATACAATTAAAAGAAAAGGGAGTGTATTTTTTCTGTTGCTCACATATATTCTAATTGCAGCACAAAGCGATAATTATTTTTATATATTCTTAGTTCTATTGATTTATATAATATTAAATCAGATAGTTTTATCAATTATGGATTATAATAAAAAAACAGTTATATATATATTGATTTTACAAATAATTTTTTATAATCTTTTAACTTTTAGGATATTTAAATTAGAATATCTTATATTTAATATTTTTGGTTTTATATTTTGGAATTATATCTATACAAAATATATTGAATTAAAGGGAAAATAATGAAATTCAGAAGAGAGAAAGAACAAATTATATTAGGTGAGAGAAAAAAAGATAGAGAAATAATTTTTAAAATATTTGTTTGTTGTTGCTTTTTAATTCTTTTAGGAAGATTAGCAAGCTTACAGTTATTAAGAGGTGAGGAGTATCTTCAACTTTCTGAAAAAAATCAATTTAAAGTTGTTAGAATAGATTCACCTAGAGGCAAGATAATAGATAGCAAAGGAAGAACAGTAGTTACAAATGGAACAGGTTATAGGCTTGTCTATTTGGAAGGCAGAGAACAAAATCAAGAATATATAGAAAAAATAGCTGAATTAGTTGGCAAAGACAAGGAATATATATCAAAAAGAATAAAAAATGCAGAAATATTTCCTTACACTAAGGAAAGTGTACTTATGGAAGACCTAGATGAAAAAAGTGCACATAAACTGATAGAAGTAATTGGAGATTACCCATTTTTAGAAGTACAGGCTTATTCTAAAAGAAGGTATCTTTATGATGATGTAGCTTCTCATACTTTAGGCTATGTAAAAAAAATATCTGAAAAGGAATATGAGTTATTAAAGGATAAGGATTATACTCCTAGAGATATTATTGGCAAGAATGGAATAGAAAAAACTTATGACAGTATTTTAAAAGGGCAGGCAGGTTATGAATATATAGAAGTAAATGCTCTTAATAAGATACAAAGACAAATAGGTGAGAAAAAAGAGCCAATAATAGGAAAAGATTTACATATGAGCATTGATATAGAGCTACAAAAATATATGGAAGAAGAATTTAAAAAAGATGAAAGAAGTGGAGCTTTTATAGCATTAAAAGCAAAAACTGGAGAAATAGTAACTATTGTAAGTTATCCCACATATTCTCTTAACCTTTTTAGTTCTCAGATATCTGTTGAAGATTGGGATAGAATTTCAAATGATCCAAGAAAAATTTTAACCAATAAAAGTATAGCGGGAGAATATCCTCCAGGTTCGATATTTAAAGTTATTTCGGCTTTTTCATTCCTAGACAATGGAGTGAACCCAAAAGAAAAATATATGGATTATAATGGATATTATCAGATTGGAAAATGGAAATGGAGAGCATGGAAAGTAGGAGGGCATGGTCCAACAGATATGAAAAAATCACTTGTTGAATCAGCAAATCCATATTATTATAGTTATGCAGATAAAATAGGAGCCATGGCTATAATAAATACAGCAAGAGAATTTAAATTAGGGGGTAAAACAGGAATAGATGTTCCTGGAGAAAGAAAAGGGATAATTCCGGATCCAGATTGGAAAAAAGAGAAGGTTGGAACTTCATGGTACAAGGGGGATGGTATTTTGCTATCAATAGGTCAAGGGTATACTCTTGTGACTCCTATTCAAATGGCAAAAGTTTATTCATTTTTAGCAAATAGAGGTTGGGCATATGATCCACATGTGGTAAAAGAGATAGTAGATCCTTACACAGAAGAAAGAGAGAAGGTTGTAACTAATTTGGAGAAACTTAAAGAATATCCTGACTCATATTATGAGGTTATAAATGATGCTTTAGTAGCAACAGTGGATCAGAACAATGGAACTACAAGAACACTTAGAAATCCACATGTGAAGGTTGCAGCTAAAAGTGGATCAGCACAAAATCCACATTCAAAGTTAACACATGCATGGGTAGCTGGTTATTTCCCAGCAGAAGATCCGGATATTGTTTTTTTATGCTTATTGGAAGGAGCTGGAGGAGGAGGCTCTGTTGCCGGAGGAATGGCTAGAAGATTTTTAAATAAATATTTAGAAATAGAATATGGCATAAAAGAACCGGAACCTGAAACAAATCCTAAATTAAAAGCTGAACCTCAGCCGAAGCCGGAGGAGGAAACGAGAGTAGAGTCTGACTCTGACTCTGAGCAAAGTTCTACTATTTCTCAAATTAATTAAAATTAAGATAGGAGAAAAAATGAAAAAAGGGAAACAGGATATAGAAGAAAAAAATTCAAATTTATCTATTAAAGATAAAATAAATTCAATAAAAAATGATGTTATAAATATGAAACAGAATAAAAAACCTAAAAAAGGTTTAAATGCTTTAAATTTAAAGAATGCTGATACTAATAAGAAAAATGTATTAGAAGAGAAAGTTGTTCTAAAAAAAGATGAAGCTGTAAAAGAAAGTAAAAAGAAAAAGAATTTGGAAAAAATGTATGTAATTCCTCTCGGAGGATTGGAAGAAGTGGGGAAAAATACTACAGTTTTTCAATATAAAGATGAAATAATATTAGTTGATGCTGGAGCAATATTTCCGGATGAAAACTTGCCCGGTATTGATTTAGTTATTCCAGACTACACTTTTTTAGAAAATAATAAGTCAAAAATTAAGGGAGTTTTTGTAACTCATGGACATGAAGATCATATAGGAGGAATACCATATTTATATGAAAAAATAGAAAAAGAAACCCCTATATACAGTGGAAAATTAACTAATGCACTTATAAAATCAAAATTTGAAAATTTTGATAAAAGAAAAAAATTACCTAAAATGTTAGAAGTTGGTTCAAGAAGTAAGGTAAAGGTTGGAAAATACTTTACAGTAGAATTTATAAGAGTTACACATTCTATAGCAGATTCTTATTGTTTATCAATTAAAACACCGGCAGGTCATGTATTCCATAGCGGGGATTTTAAGATAGATTTAACTCCAATAGATGGAGAAAAGGTTGATTTTATGAGATTGGCTGAGCTTGGGGAAGAAGGAGTAGATTTAATGCTATCTGATTCTACAAATTCGGAAGTAGAAGGATTTACTCCATCTGAACGAAGTGTTGGAGATGCTTTTAAACAAGAGTTTGCAAAAGCTAGCGGAAGAATAATTGTTGCTGTCTTTGCTTCTCATGTACATAGAATTCAACAGATAATAGATATTGCAACTCAATATAAAAGAAAGGTTGCAATAGATGGAAGAAGTTTGGTCAAAATTTTTGAGATAGCACCGTCAGTAGGATATTTAAAAATTCCTGACAATACATTAGTTTCACTTTCAGCTGTAGAGAAGCTTGATGATGACAAGGTATTGATTATCTGTACAGGTACACAGGGAGAACCTTTAGCTGCCCTTTCAAGAATTGCTAAAAATATGCATAAGCATATAAAGTTGAGAGAAGGAGATACAGTTATCATATCTTCAACTCCTATTCCCGGGAATGAAAAGGCTGTGTCATATAATATAAATAATATTTTAAGATATGATGTGGATCTAGTTTTCAAAAAAGTTGCAGGTATACATGTTTCCGGTCATGGAAGTAAGGAAGAGCAAAAACTGATGCTTAACTTAATAAATCCGAAATATTTTATGCCAGTTCATGGAGAATACAGGATGTTAAAGGCACATATGAAATCAGCAATGGAAACAGGAGTTCCTAAGGAAAAAATTTTAATTACACAAAATGGTGATAAAATTGAGGTAACTAAAGAATATGCAAAAATTACAGGAAAAGTTAATTCAGGTGACATACTTATAGATGGTCTAGGTGTTGGTGACATAGGAAGTAAAGTAATAAAGGACAGACAGCAATTGTCAGAAGATGGGATAGTTATAGTGGCATATTCTATTGACAAGAAAAAAGGAAAAATAGTCGGAGGACCGGAGTTATCGACTAAGGGAGTAGTATATCATAAAGATTCAGAGGATATAATCAAAGAAGCTTTAGATATTTTAAAAGATAGAATAAAAGAAAACAAGTATTATGAAGGAAAAGAATGGAATGAATTGAAAAACAATGTAAGAGATGTTTTGTCGAGGTTATTCTATGAAAAATTTAAAAGAAATCCTATAATACTGCCAATGTTTTTAGAAATTTAAGGAGAAAAAATGAATAGTAAGAAAAGAGCTTTTTTAAAAAAGAAAGCACATGATCTTGAACCAATAGTCAGAATTGGTAAGGAAGGATTGAATGAAAACCTTATTAAAAGCGTTCTTGAAGCAATTGATTCAAGAGAACTAATAAAAGTAAAAATTTTACAAAATTGTGAAGAAGATAAGAATTTAATATATAGTAAACTTATGGATAATAAAGAATTTGAATTAGTAGGAATGATAGGTAGAACTATAATAATTTTCAAGGAAAATAAAGAAAAGCCTATTATTTCTTTGGAGTGGAATAATAGAAAATAACATAAGAAACTAGAAGAAGAGGAAACCATGATAGAAAAACTGTCAGAAAGATGTGAGGAAATAAGAGAAAAATTAATAGATGTTGTCAGTAAAAATGGAGGACATTTAGGTCCTAATTTAGGAGTTGTTGAGCTTACAGTATCTTTAAATGAAGTTTTTGATTTTTCTAAAGACATTTTATTGTTTGATGTTGGCCATCAGTCATATATATATAAAATTTTGACAGATAGAGAAGAAAGATTTACAACATTGAGATGTAAAGATGGAATATCACCTTTTATGGATCCTAGCGAAAGCCAATATGATCATTTTATATCCGGACATGCAGGAACGGCCTTACCAGCTGCTGTTGGTTTTGCCATTGCAAATCCAGATAAAAAGGTTATTGTTGTTGTTGGTGATGCTTCAATAGCTAATGGCCATTCTTTAGAAGCATTAAACTATATAGGATATAAGAAAATAGAAAATATAGTAGTAATATTAAATGATAATGAAATGTCTATTGGAAAAAATGTTGGTTACATATCAAAGCTTTTAGAAAAAATTATTTTGAGTAAAACATATAGAAATTTTAGAACTGAAGTAAAAAGTTTGGTAAATAGAATAAAAGCAAATACAATAAAAGAAGTTTTAGAAAGGCTGGAGAGCTCACTTAAAAATTTTTTAACACCTTTGTATGTAATAGAGAGTATTGGTTTTAATTTTTTTGGAGCAGTTGATGGACATAATTTGGAGGATTTACTTTTAGTATTTAAGAAGATAAAAAAAAGTAAGGGACCAACTCTAGTTGTAGTAAAAACTCAAAAAGGAAAAGGATACTCTTTTGCTGTTGAAGATAAAGAAAAATTTCATGGCATAGCTCCATTTGATATAAAGACAGGTAAGACTAAAAAAAGTAATACGAAGTCCTATTCAGAAGTTTTTGGAGAAAAAATAGTTCGAATTGCAGAAGAGGATAATGATATATTTACACTCTCTGCGGGTATGATAAAAGGAACTTGCTTGGATGATTTCAATAAGAATTTTCCTGAAAGATGTATAGATACCGGTATAGCAGAAGGTTTTCTTGTTACTCTTGCCGCAGCTCTAGCAAAATCAGGTAAAAAACCGTATGCTTGTATTTACTCCACTTTTTTACAAAGGGCTTTAAGTCAATTGATACATGATGTATCTGTACAAAATTTACCTGTCAGATTTGTTATAGATAGAGCAGGTATTGTAGGACAGGATGGGAAAACACATAATGGAGTATATGACTTATCTCTTTTTTTGAGTATAGAAAATTTCACAGTGCTTTGTCCTACAACAAGTAGAGAATTACAACAGGCTTTAGATATTTCAAAAGATTTCAATAATGGACCTTTAGTTATAAGAATTGCTAAGGATTCTGTTTTTGAGCTTGATGTTGAACAGGACTTAAAAATTGGAAAGTGGAAAGAAATAAGAAAAGGAAATAAAAATTTATTTATAGCAACGGGGAGCATGTTAAAAGAAATAGTAGAAATTAACGATAAACTTATAGAAAAAGGTATTAGTGGAACAATAGTCAGTGCTGCATCAGTAAAACCGTTTGATGAAGAATACTTACTAAATTCAATAAAAAACTATGATAATATCTTTATATTAGAGGAAACTTATATGAGAAATTCTTTTAGTACAGCAATACTTGAATTTTTGAATGATAATGGAATTAACAGAAATATTCACAGATTATCATTAAGAAGAGCAATAATCCCACATGCAAAAAGGGAAGAAATTCTTGCAGAAGAAGGACTAAAAGGTGAAAATTTAATAGAAAGAATTGAGGAATTTATTCATG
Coding sequences:
- the mrdA gene encoding penicillin-binding protein 2: MKFRREKEQIILGERKKDREIIFKIFVCCCFLILLGRLASLQLLRGEEYLQLSEKNQFKVVRIDSPRGKIIDSKGRTVVTNGTGYRLVYLEGREQNQEYIEKIAELVGKDKEYISKRIKNAEIFPYTKESVLMEDLDEKSAHKLIEVIGDYPFLEVQAYSKRRYLYDDVASHTLGYVKKISEKEYELLKDKDYTPRDIIGKNGIEKTYDSILKGQAGYEYIEVNALNKIQRQIGEKKEPIIGKDLHMSIDIELQKYMEEEFKKDERSGAFIALKAKTGEIVTIVSYPTYSLNLFSSQISVEDWDRISNDPRKILTNKSIAGEYPPGSIFKVISAFSFLDNGVNPKEKYMDYNGYYQIGKWKWRAWKVGGHGPTDMKKSLVESANPYYYSYADKIGAMAIINTAREFKLGGKTGIDVPGERKGIIPDPDWKKEKVGTSWYKGDGILLSIGQGYTLVTPIQMAKVYSFLANRGWAYDPHVVKEIVDPYTEEREKVVTNLEKLKEYPDSYYEVINDALVATVDQNNGTTRTLRNPHVKVAAKSGSAQNPHSKLTHAWVAGYFPAEDPDIVFLCLLEGAGGGGSVAGGMARRFLNKYLEIEYGIKEPEPETNPKLKAEPQPKPEEETRVESDSDSEQSSTISQIN
- a CDS encoding ribonuclease J → MKKGKQDIEEKNSNLSIKDKINSIKNDVINMKQNKKPKKGLNALNLKNADTNKKNVLEEKVVLKKDEAVKESKKKKNLEKMYVIPLGGLEEVGKNTTVFQYKDEIILVDAGAIFPDENLPGIDLVIPDYTFLENNKSKIKGVFVTHGHEDHIGGIPYLYEKIEKETPIYSGKLTNALIKSKFENFDKRKKLPKMLEVGSRSKVKVGKYFTVEFIRVTHSIADSYCLSIKTPAGHVFHSGDFKIDLTPIDGEKVDFMRLAELGEEGVDLMLSDSTNSEVEGFTPSERSVGDAFKQEFAKASGRIIVAVFASHVHRIQQIIDIATQYKRKVAIDGRSLVKIFEIAPSVGYLKIPDNTLVSLSAVEKLDDDKVLIICTGTQGEPLAALSRIAKNMHKHIKLREGDTVIISSTPIPGNEKAVSYNINNILRYDVDLVFKKVAGIHVSGHGSKEEQKLMLNLINPKYFMPVHGEYRMLKAHMKSAMETGVPKEKILITQNGDKIEVTKEYAKITGKVNSGDILIDGLGVGDIGSKVIKDRQQLSEDGIVIVAYSIDKKKGKIVGGPELSTKGVVYHKDSEDIIKEALDILKDRIKENKYYEGKEWNELKNNVRDVLSRLFYEKFKRNPIILPMFLEI
- the yhbY gene encoding ribosome assembly RNA-binding protein YhbY is translated as MNSKKRAFLKKKAHDLEPIVRIGKEGLNENLIKSVLEAIDSRELIKVKILQNCEEDKNLIYSKLMDNKEFELVGMIGRTIIIFKENKEKPIISLEWNNRK
- the dxs gene encoding 1-deoxy-D-xylulose-5-phosphate synthase yields the protein MIEKLSERCEEIREKLIDVVSKNGGHLGPNLGVVELTVSLNEVFDFSKDILLFDVGHQSYIYKILTDREERFTTLRCKDGISPFMDPSESQYDHFISGHAGTALPAAVGFAIANPDKKVIVVVGDASIANGHSLEALNYIGYKKIENIVVILNDNEMSIGKNVGYISKLLEKIILSKTYRNFRTEVKSLVNRIKANTIKEVLERLESSLKNFLTPLYVIESIGFNFFGAVDGHNLEDLLLVFKKIKKSKGPTLVVVKTQKGKGYSFAVEDKEKFHGIAPFDIKTGKTKKSNTKSYSEVFGEKIVRIAEEDNDIFTLSAGMIKGTCLDDFNKNFPERCIDTGIAEGFLVTLAAALAKSGKKPYACIYSTFLQRALSQLIHDVSVQNLPVRFVIDRAGIVGQDGKTHNGVYDLSLFLSIENFTVLCPTTSRELQQALDISKDFNNGPLVIRIAKDSVFELDVEQDLKIGKWKEIRKGNKNLFIATGSMLKEIVEINDKLIEKGISGTIVSAASVKPFDEEYLLNSIKNYDNIFILEETYMRNSFSTAILEFLNDNGINRNIHRLSLRRAIIPHAKREEILAEEGLKGENLIERIEEFIHGEKQ